In Chlorobiota bacterium, the sequence AAGGCAGCGTAAGTACGAAGCCGTCCGACTCTACTCAACCTCAGCAGCCTAACGATAGATGGAATTGAAGACTCCGCATTGCAAGCGTGACTCCTTGACAACAAGGGAGTGCAGCGGAATCCACCAGCATAGCACTCCCCTCTTTCTCCTTTCTCTCCCCACTCTCCGTGGCAAATGCTGGCAGCGGCCAGTGGCGTTCGACGAAGCATCAGCCGCCGCGCAACCATTTCCCATCGCCACGTTGGCAACCGTCGGCGGCGTTCAACACATCAACCACTAATCATCAATTCCTGCAATGACGATTTATTCACTTGAGCGATCGCCGCAGAAGCTGCGGGGGATGTTATCACGCTACTGTTTGGAGGTACGTGCGGGGTTATTCGTAGGGCGGCTGGACTCTCGGATGCGAGAGCTACTGTGGGAGAAAGTGGAGCAGTTAGCAAACGAGAAAACCAGTGCGGTAATGATTTGGCGGGCATCGAACGAGCAGGGCTACGAGTTCCGCACGTTGGGTCACGACCGCCGGATACCAGTGCTGGTGGATGGAATTTGGCTGGTGCAACAGCAGCCACCGAAGGCACCGGCGAAGCGATCCACCGGCAACCGAAACAACGCCACCGACAAATAATGCTGGCACAATTCAACAAAAAGTGCCATTTTCAGCGCGTTCTCAAGTCTGTTCCCTGCACACGCGGGGATGAGGCTCAACGCTTCTGTTCCCTGCACACGCGGGGATGATCCGGGTTTTATGAAGGCCGGAACGTCTCCGGTCATCTGTTCCCTGCACACGCGGGGATGATCCGCGAAAGCATCGCACGATGTTCGGCGTTGCATCCTGTTCCCTGCACACGCGGGGATGATCCTCCATACTTCAGCGGGGTCCGCTGCGGCATCACCTGTTCCCTGCACACGCGGGGATGATCCCAGATTCATCGGTGATGTACGCAGGGATACCACCTGTTCCCTGCACACGCGGGGATGATCCCGAAGGTATCGAAATTGATCGGATAATGATTGACTGTTCCCTGCACACGCGGGGATGATCCTTGCGCGGCATGAAGCAACAACAGAAAATCCCCTGTTCCCTGCACACGCGGGGATGATCCCCCGTGCGTGCTTTGCGCCACAGTGAAGGAAGTCTGTTCCCTGCACACGCGGGGATGATCCCCGCGTTCTACTACCTCCTCGGCAACGTCACAACTGTTCCCTGCACACGCGGGGATGATCCCCCGGAAGGCCTTTCAGTAAAGGCCTTGCGCCCCTGTTCCCTGCACACGCGGGGATGATCCCAGCCCGAACAAGGCCGCAAACGATGGACTTGGCTGTTCCCTGCACACGCGGGGATGATCCCTGTGGGGGCCGCGAAACGTTGCCCCAATTCAGCTGTTCCCTGCACACGCGGGGATGATCCCCCGAAGGCGATGCAAGTGCTAAGCGGGAACGCCTGTTCCCTGCACACGCGGGGATGATCCCCGTTGTTGCCCGCAAGCTAGAGGCAACAATGGCTGTTCCCTGCACACGCGGGGATGATCCGCGGCAACTGATCGCCCTCTTGGGCCTTCGCCGCTGTTCCCTGCACACGCGGGGATGATCCCGGCAAAAACGGTGTTCCGGCAGGGAGCACCGAACTGTTCCCTGCACACGCGGGGATGATCCCGGTCGCAACCGAAGCGGGCGGAACCGCTTCCACTGTTCCCTGCACACGCGGGGATGATCCCACGTCAAGCGGGAATCGGGGAAGTCAGCGCGACTGTTCCCTGCACACGCGGGGATGATCCTTTTCCATCGGATTCTTGGGTTATTAGGTTAGCCTGTTCCCTGCACACGCGGGGATGATCCCTCCTCCCGCGAGACCAGCACCCACTTGAAATACTGTTCCCTGCACACGCGGGGATGATCCCCCTTGATGGCGGCGCGTCCGTGAACCTCTTACCTGTTCCCTGCACACGCGGGGATGATCCTTCAGCGAAAAATATTTCCCGTTCAACTCCAAGCTGTTCCCTGCACACGCGGGGATGATCCCATCCCCCGCAACCAGTTGTTGGCCATATCGGCCTGTTCCCTGCACACGCGGGGATGATCCCTTCATCAACCTTTTATCAGGTAACGACATGGCCTGTTCCCTGCACACGCGGGGATGATCCCGGCTCATAGATACTCTCCGGTAAGTATGACCTCTGTTCCCTGCACACGCGGGGATGATCCCGACCTTATCGCCCAGCGCCGAACCCTGGTGGGCTGTTCCCTGCACACGCGGGGATGATCCCATTACCTTCCTCCTGTATCCGCGCTTCCTGTTCTGTTCCCTGCACACGCGGGGATGATCCCAAACCAACAACCAACAAACCAAACCAACCCAACTGTTCCCTGCACACGCGGGGATGATCCCCGAACACCGGAGGATTTGCGATATGACCGACACTGTTCCCTGCACACGCGGGGATGATCCTCGTGTCGTACGCGCCGCTGTTGCGGTAGATTTCTGTTCCCTGCACACGCGGGGATGATCCGCTCAATATTCCAACCGTAGTGATCGCGCCAATCTGTTCCCTGCACACGCGGGGATGATCCCTTGGCCTTAAAAAGCCGTGGCGACACCAGCGCCTGTTCCCTGCACACGCGGGGATGATCCCTATGTGAAGTGTTGATGCAGCAACCCCCCGCGCTGTTCCCTGCACACGCGGGGATGATCCCACATTATCGGCAAAGGAAAAGAAAAAGGTGGCCTGTTCCCTGCACACGCGGGGATGATCCCCTAACAAAACGAGCAACACAACGCAACATGGACTGTTCCCTGCACACGCGGGGATGATCCCTCCCTGCAGCCGGTTCTGTTGTTGAGCTGTCACTGTTCCCTGCACACGCGGGGATGATCCGATATTGTCATGCTACAAGGAGCTAGGTAAGCGCTGTTCCCTGCACACGCGGGGATGATCCCGAATAATTGGAACAGACCATACAGTTGTCGCCCTGTTCCCTGCACACGCGGGGATGATCCGTACCCCGCATGTGCTGCACCATCAGCAGAGGACTGTTCCCTGCACACGCGGGGATGATCCCGCCATCTATCCACGGATGTTCTCAATCTCTCGCTGTTCCCTGCACACGCGGGGATGATCCCCAACGAAGGTGATCCTAACGGTGGCTCACCTCCTGTTCCCTGCACACGCGGGGATGATCCTGATCTTGCCGCCTTCTCGCAGGATACGATACCCTGTTCCCTGCACACGCGGGGATGATCCCACCAACACGGGCAACGGTCTTGTGGTGACGCTCTGTTCCCTGCACACGCGGGGATGATCCCCCCGTCAGTCCCTGCGAATAGCTCTCCCTGTTCTGTTCCCTGCACACGCGGGGATGATCCCTCGGTAGGAACGGGCGGATCAGCTCTAACCGACTGTTCCCTGCACACGCGGGGATGATCCGCTCTCTTCCGGCACGAAGCAAGGCAGTGACGCCTGTTCCCTGCACACGCGGGGATGATCCCGGGGCAACGTTACTTGCGGTGGACTTTCGTGGCTGTTCCCTGCACACGCGGGGATGATCCCCTTTAACACAGCACCAACATGGCAGACCAAGACTGTTCCCTGCACACGCGGGGATGATCCCGGTGAATCCAAACCAGAAGTAGCAAAGTCCGACTGTTCCCTGCACACGCGGGGATGATCCGTTTCAGCGCGGGAACTTCACCAAGATTCTGATCTGTTCCCTGCACACGCGGGGATGATCCGGCGGGTGGTATCGAAGGGCAAGAAGCTGCGGACTGTTCCCTGCACACGCGGGGATGATCCCATGGACGGGACTACACAGGCAATCGAGTTGAACTGTTCCCTGCACACGCGGGGATGATCCTTGCAGACGGTGAAGTTCCCGACGTGGACACCACTGTTCCCTGCACACGCGGGGATGATCCCGAGGTTCTTCACAAACTATCCCTTGACCGTCGCTGTTCCCTGCACACGCGGGGATGATCCCCTTATGCCGTACCTCGGACGTTCGTGCTGAGGCTGTTCCCTGCACACGCGGGGATGATCCCCCTGCCATCTGCAACGCGTCGGAGGTCTCAGGCTGTTCCCTGCACACGCGGGGATGATCCCGCAGCTAGCATCTTGCGAGCTTCCGCCGATGGCTGTTCCCTGCACACGCGGGGATGATCCGGCAGGGGACAACGGCGCGACGTTGCGCGGTGGCTGTTCCCTGCACACGCGGGGATGATCCCGGCTGTCCCGATCCTGCCTGCGTATCGGCATCCTGTTCCCTGCACACGCGGGGATGATCCCATCACCCGCCGCCACCAGTCGCTCCATGATGTCTGTTCCCTGCACACGCGGGGATGATCCCGTCCCTTCGATACGCTCAGGCTTATCCATCCCCTGTTCCCTGCACACGCGGGGATGATCCGGCTATCTATTGCGCAACGAGTTAGCAGATACTCTGTTCCCTGCACACGCGGGGATGATCCCGGAGCCGAGGTTGACGAGATAGCCCGCGACGACTGTTCCCTGCACACGCGGGGATGATCCCAGCCGGTTGCACGTCATCGGGATGGATAAGCCCTGTTCCCTGCACACGCGGGGATGATCCCATCTCAACCCCCAACAGCGTTGCCGATATGTCCTGTTCCCTGCACACGCGGGGATGATCCTAGCTTTCCCACCCCGGCCCCGTGATCCCAGCGCTGTTCCCTGCACACGCGGGGATGATCCGTCCACAGGCTTGGCAGCGATGTGCCGCTCTTTCTGTTCCCTGCACACGCGGGGATGATCCTGCCGCGTTTAGCTTTTCATCCCCTGCAATATCCTGTTCCCTGCACACGCGGGGATGATCCCACAAGCGGGCGCACTATCGACGTATCGTTGCGCTGTTCCCTGCACACGCGGGGATGATCCCCCATGCCAGCGGCGATCGTTGACACCATACCCCTGTTCCCTGCACACGCGGGGATGATCCCGCAACAGTCGCAACGCCGCCATTGCCAAAGGTCTGTTCCCTGCACACGCGGGGATGATCCCCCTAAGTCCGTAAACGGGTGGAAGCAATACAACTGTTCCCTGCACACGCGGGGATGATCCTTTTCGCGTTGGATGCAAACGCAGAAAATGCGGCTGTTCCCTGCACACGCGGGGATGATCCGTCCACGCGAATATTCAAAGAGGGCAACCTATCCTGTTCCCTGCACACGCGGGGATGATCCCCTTGTCGGAAAGGTGATCTTGGCTCCTTCCAACTGTTCCCTGCACACGCGGGGATGATCCCGCGCCTTCCTCACCCCCTTCCACAAGAGAACCCTGTTCCCTGCACACGCGGGGATGATCCCCGCCTAACTTCCGCCGTTAGGCTTGTGAGTACCTGTTCCCTGCACACGCGGGGATGATCCCGGCCCATGTCGCCCCGGCGGTTAAAGGGCACCCTGTTCCCTGCACACGCGGGGATGATCCCGGCAAGGGGGTCGCGGTACGCAACTGGCAGAGCTGTTCCCTGCACACGCGGGGATGATCCTGTTGGAGAAAATCCGGCTTCGGCAAAACGATTCTGTTCCCTGCACACGCGGGGATGATCCCTTCCCGCTCCGTGTTTTGACGTTCGGCGAATACTGTTCCCTGCACACGCGGGGATGATCCCTGCCAGACCAAACGGGCCAAGTTGCGCAACGCCTGTTCCCTGCACACGCGGGGATGATCCCGGGAACACCAACCGATTACGACTATTGGGCGGCTGTTCCCTGCACACGCGGGGATGATCCGAGAAGATCAACCTAGCGAAGGAAGAGCTACGGCTGTTCCCTGCACACGCGGGGATGATCCGTGCCTCTCTGCTGCGGATCGGTGAAGGTGGAACTGTTCCCTGCACACGCGGGGATGATCCCCATCCCCCAAATTTTGCCTATAGCATCGCTGGCTGTTCCCTGCACACGCGGGGATGATCCCGGTGACGGTGTCAAAAACGCCGTTACCGCTCCCTGTTCCCTGCACACGCGGGGATGATCCGTTGGCGCGAACGGTCTCAGGGAACTGGTCTGGCTGTTCCCTGCACACGCGGGGATGATCCTAATCCAATCCGGTTTCGGGGCTTCTTCGCCCGCTGTTCCCTGCACACGCGGGGATGATCCCAGAAAACCCGTACGGCAACGCAATTCTTGGGCCTGTTCCCTGCACACGCGGGGATGATCCCTTTTCATGCAAAAAGATATTGGCGGGCTTGGTCTGTTCCCTGCACACGCGGGGATGATCCTAATGTGAGAATAAACACTAGACATCCCACTTCCTGTTCCCTGCACACGCGGGGATGATCCCGGTCTTTCCCCTCTTGGGGGTATCAGTAGCAGCTGTTCCCTGCACACGCGGGGATGATCCCGGCAAGAAGCAAAGCTCTTCGGTAGGAACTGGCTGTTCCCTGCACACGCGGGGATGATCCCCCGCATGCCCACGGGGTGGTGGGGCATTACCGCTGTTCCCTGCACACGCGGGGATGATCCCGTTGTAGTGCGCCGCGTGTCGGGTTAGATTGCCTGTTCCCTGCACACGCGGGGATGATCCCGGTTCCCGCCTCAAACGCTTACCGTGTCGTCACTGTTCCCTGCACACGCGGGGATGATCCCATGGAAGAAGCGGTTGGCAGAGTATAAACGGACTGTTCCCTGCACACGCGGGGATGATCCCCTCTCCGTCAGCATCCAAATCGAACTTCAACACTGTTCCCTGCACACGCGGGGATGATCCGTGATTGATTGGGTGAGCGGCGCAATCGGCACGCTGTTCCCTGCACACGCGGGGATGATCCGACACTTGGACGGTCCTTCACCAGTTCCGCGAGCTGTTCCCTGCACACGCGGGGATGATCCCCTTTTTGCAGTGGTGTCTCTCTGATGCAATACCTGTTCCCTGCACACGCGGGGATGATCCCGGTGCGGGATGAAGCGCAACCACGTGCGGAAGCTGTTCCCTGCACACGCGGGGATGATCCCGTCCGTGGCGACATCACCATGCCGCGCAGGTCCTGTTCCCTGCACACGCGGGGATGATCCCCCCAGCAGCTTGCTGCCATTGACTGCCGCCTGCTGTTCCCTGCACACGCGGGGATGATCCCGGAACCCTCTTTTATGCTGAGCCTACAAAACACTGTTCCCTGCACACGCGGGGATGATCCGTCAGAGCAAAGGGGAAGAGCTGACACACGCAACTGTTCCCTGCACACGCGGGGATGATCCGCAAGGTGTTGAAGTACGTTCCGTTATCAACCACTGTTCCCTGCACACGCGGGGATGATCCTACGTAGGAGAGGGACATGGCAGGAACGTACTTCTGTTCCCTGCACACGCGGGGATGATCCCGGCGATGCGCTATTTCTACATGGAAACGTTCCCTGTTCCCTGCACACGCGGGGATGATCCCACTTGGACGTTATGCGAGTTTCTTTTTACCTACTGTTCCCTGCACACGCGGGGATGATCCGACCGCCGGAAGCATCGGGTTCACCCTGTTGAACTGTTCCCTGCACACGCGGGGATGATCCGCGTTCACATGGAAGAGCGCGGACGTTATAGACCTGTTCCCTGCACACGCGGGGATGATCCGCTCGCTGGTGCATGGAGTGGTGTCAAAAGGAGCTGTTCCCTGCACACGCGGGGATGATCCCCCGCAGGACGTGCGTGTTGACATAGGGACAACCTGTTCCCTGCACACGCGGGGATGATCCCGGTTCCTCCGCGTCTCCATGCACGTACAAGTCCTGTTCCCTGCACACGCGGGGATGATCCGCAACGCACACAGCATGGCAGCGAATACAGCAGCTGTTCCCTGCACACGCGGGGATGATCCTGGATGCATTGCGAAAGAATTCTGCAACCGCCACTGTTCCCTGCACACGCGGGGATGATCCCGGGTGAGCGATATCAGCATCGGATCGGCAACACTGTTCCCTGCACACGCGGGGATGATCCCGCTTGCCCATTGGAGTGATGAACGTGTTCGGCCTGTTCCCTGCACACGCGGGGATGATCCCGGAGTATCCCAGCCAACCACGGGAGCGATGCCTGTTCCCTGCACACGCGGGGATGATCCCAGAGAGATGAAGCCCGCTTGCACGTTGTTTAGCTGTTCCCTGCACACGCGGGGATGATCCTTTACGCTTGGGCTATTTCCTACGTCATCATTGCTGTTCCCTGCACACGCGGGGATGATCCCAGGATGTCAGACACCCGCCCCGCTTCGGTTGCCTGTTCCCTGCACACGCGGGGATGATCCCCTAACATGGAAACGAACGCAAAAAACAGCGGCCTGTTCCCTGCACACGCGGGGATGATCCCGGCGCAACACCTAAACGGAGCAACCAAAATGCCTGTTCCCTGCACACGCGGGGATGATCCCACCTTTTCCGGCAAGCGAAAAACAAGGGTAGCCTGTTCCCTGCACACGCGGGGATGATCCGTCTTCCAAGTCAGGGTCTCCAACGCAGGCTTGCTGTTCCCTGCACACGCGGGGATGATCCGCATGGGGGGAGGCGATATGACCGAGGGCAACGCTGTTCCCTGCACACGCGGGGATGATCCCTACTCCAAAGCCTTCCAGCACTCCCTTCGCCGCTGTTCCCTGCACACGCGGGGATGATCCCCCGTCCCCCCCGCCGCCGCAACCGCGTTTGGACTGTTCCCTGCACACGCGGGGATGATCCCCACCGAAGAGGCAAGCTCTATCCAGCGGGTAACTGTTCCCTGCACACGCGGGGATGATCCCACCAAGAAGCCGCAAGCTGATTCAGGAATCGCCTGTTCCCTGCACACGCGGGGATGATCCCCGCTGTTCTGGGAGAGAGAAGCGGGCGGCATTCTGTTCCCTGCACACGCGGGGATGATCCTCGGGGAATTCTCGCAAATTTCCGTGGTGTTTACTGTTCCCTGCACACGCGGGGATGATCCGAAACGCGCCTAACGATTCGGTCAATTTCCGCCCTGTTCCCTGCACACGCGGGGATGATCCCCACCTTGCAGCGTATCGGTATCGGCGCGATGACTGTTCCCTGCACACGCGGGGATGATCCCTTTCAAGACCTTGAAGGCTCCATCCTTGCCTTCTGTTCCCTGCACACGCGGGGATGATCCGCGACCTACGCACGGCAAGCGACCTAATCGCTGCTGTTCCCTGCACACGCGGGGATGATCCGGCGATGCAAGTGTTAAGCGGGAACGCGCCCGCCTGTTCCCTGCACACGCGGGGATGATCCTACGCCGCTTCCGTACAAGGGCAAGCCGCCGGACTGTTCCCTGCACACGCGGGGATGATCCGTCGCATTTACCGTTGCAGGCGTTTTGAAACTTCTGTTCCCTGCACACGCGGGGATGATCCGATTCCCGTTCATCCTGCCTATAAAATTCCATCCTGTTCCCTGCACACGCGGGGATGATCCGCAGCTATCGGGGACAACGATGCAACGCTTGCCCTGTTCCCTGCACACGCGGGGATGATCCCCTTTCCCGGGTATTGGGGGAACAGGCGCTTG encodes:
- the cas2e gene encoding type I-E CRISPR-associated endoribonuclease Cas2 produces the protein MTIYSLERSPQKLRGMLSRYCLEVRAGLFVGRLDSRMRELLWEKVEQLANEKTSAVMIWRASNEQGYEFRTLGHDRRIPVLVDGIWLVQQQPPKAPAKRSTGNRNNATDK